accttatagaACAGCGTGGACTGTggacacacacaaaggtacagacacatgcatatgCACACAAACATTGTAATactgttgtatggtggtattatacaccACATATGTACGATGCAGAATGTAactatgatgtactgttttatcatgtaagtgccttaatgtttTTGTACCCCAggcagagtagctgctgcatcGGCATGTACTAACAGGGATCCCTAACAGTCACAGAATGTTCCGGAATTTACACTCTGAATGATCCGTATTTCTCTCTGAGCATCCAGAAACAATCACATCAGTGATGTACAGTCGACTTGAAAACACTCAGTAACTGCATTTACAATCGGAGTCTGCATTGACGGTGAGGCACGGCCACTTTGAAAAGGTGGAGTGATTGCGCCAATTGATTACCGTATGACAAATTTCTGGAATGAAATTAGTAATTAAAACTACGTACCGTCTGTACTACATGTGTATTTATGATCAAGGCAAGCTAGTGcagtatgtctgtgtgtacaaGCTATAGAAAACATTGTAATAAGTGACGTTTTAATACTGAACGTTTcaacaacaaaatatatataatctagATCCATTACTAAGACCATCTTACAAACAACTCTTTGTGGAAGTTTAACTTTATTCTCAAGTTCTGACATACAAAATGTCTTGGACGCTTTATTTAAAACTGTTCTCATTTGTCGTTTGCTGTGTCTTGTTCTTTTTCAATTAAGTACAAATACAACCCTTATATTGAAcacggagagagaaaaaaaacacacacttaATTTAGCATGAAAAATAGTTATTTTCCAAACTATTCTCTAGGTTGTGTCGACGCTTCATTACAATACATTGTGAAAGGAAACGTGTATAATGCTTTATAGAAACAAAGAGTACAGATACAGACAACCACTCCGTTTAAACATTCAATATAAATGGGTTAATGGCGGTGTGCATCTAACCCTAACCAACTGTTTAACCTTCAATACAAAACGGGTTAAATAATAACACAGCCTGCCACAATGTTTTCACCAGGCGTCTTAACTGAGGATAAAACACCTTTACTGCCGCCACAAAAAAAACAGATCACAATCTGATACACCCCCAAAAAAGAAAAAATGGCATTCAATAAAATAATCACAGCATAAAACTAATCAAATCCCAAAAAGGTTACTTTACACGAACCCTACATTGGAGATCAGAATGGTTCGACCCAAAACCTAAGCCAATCACATTCATAGCCATCATGGAACGGACTTTAATTCTCAACAGCTCATGATATCAGAGCTGACAACCAAAAGCCGGTAGAGGGGGAGTCACCACACGAGCCTTGAATGATAAAAAAATAATGTAATACCTTACCAAGAATTACatccattattacaaataaaaatactAACCAAAACAAAACCCCAGAAGGTTTTAAACTCGATGCTCAAATTGAAAACAAAGCCCTCATTGTGTTCACAGCAAGAGACATGCTTCTACTGAGAACACCCACCATACAAAAGTAGGTCAAAGGTCAGCTATgtcagaagagaagagggggttgGAGGGAGGAAACAGAGGGAAAATACAGGGACACCAGGCAAGAACCGCTGGGTAAAACAGTTCCTGCCCTGTCGTCTTACTATAACAGTGGGGTTAGTGTGTGTTCACATTTGTCTGAATGTGAGTATTTATGTACTAGGTGTGTGTTCATTTAAAAATGTGTTTACTCCTGCGTTAGGTGTTCTCAATACTCAGTGGCGGCTGTCCGTAGACGGAGAGCGAGAGCCACGAGACCTGGAAGGAGACCTGGAAGGTGCACGCTGTGCAGGGGGAGGGGAGTGGGGGGAGGCAGACTTGCTGGGCTTGGAGGGCCGtttagaggaggaggaagaggtctcTTTGGCCCTGGGAGGTGGGGAGCCAGGGGCAGCAGCACGGGGGGCTGGGGAGCCGCTGTGGGAACGAGAACGAGAGCGGTTGTAGTCCCTCTTGGGGGAGCGGGATTTGGGGGAGTGGGACCTGGAACGACGGGGGGTCCTGGAGCGGGACGGGGAACGGTTACGAGAACGGGAGCGTGAACGAGAAGAGCTCTCAGAGCGGGAACGACTCCTGGAACCcctggagaaggagaaagaggaaaaGGTGAAACCAACCGTCTCATCACTTTACTGATAATGCATCCTGCCGTCCTCAGTTCCTTAGAGGAAACACTAGTAGAAACATCTAGAAGGGCTTATTCTCCAGACCACTCACCTCTTCTTTGCTGCCTCAATCAGCTTGATTTTCCTTCCATTGATCTCCTTGCCAGACAGCTTCTCAAGGGCGTTTTTCAGATCACTGTAAGAAGCGAACTCAACCACTCTGAAGACCGACAAAACAAAAGAGGTCAGAAGAATACAACTGACATGGTGGGTTGAATGTAAAAAGGTTTTAGGAGTGTGTGGATGTTGGCAAGTGTACACGTATAGAAAGAACAGTATTTTATTATTCTTACCCTTCGTTGAGCTTGGGGCGGTGGGCGTCTGCAAACGTGACTTCCCCAGCCTGTCTCATGAAATCCTTCAGGTCCTACACAACAACAGGCTAAGTTAGGACCGGAACAGGATAAACAGTCATCATAATGTATCATATTCACCAACGAGAGAAAAAGGTTAGATATCATAGGAGGAACTACAGAGACTAACAGGGATGACGAGAGGGGTCCAAGAACCTCAGAGATCACAGCAGAATTCCTGGCTGCCTGGTCCAGCGACAAAGTCATTGTGTTAAAGTAGTTGTTCCAATTACCAGTTaggtgtctgtgtgcatgttgaTATATGGGACAAGCCAAATGGACAGAAACTGTTTGGAAATGTCACACACTCCCTTAAGAAACTCCTTTGAAGCAAGGCGAAAAGAGCTTGGCAAAAGGAAATGTAAATAAAGCCCTCCCAGAAGTACATAAAAACGTACTCTCTAAATTGGATCTGTAAAATGGAGGAAGCTAAAAAGACAAAAGATGTCAGGTTGatctaaaaaaataataatatttttttgaATTTTGCATTAAATTTATATTCTTGGACCCCACTCACTTTAAACAACTACATAGAACAGTCCAAATAGAACATTCTGAATGAGCAGTAGAGGAGCTGTGTTGAGCAGCATATTGAATAAAGTTGTCTCTTGCTAGCTAGGAGCCGAGGGCACAGGGCTCCCTGCCCCCTAACGCCTGGGACGGGTACCCTGTCTAGGGCTCGGCACCCCCCCTCAGTCTCAgtacagaggaagagaggaaaccAATACCTGAGACCCCCCTTGGAGCGGGCCGCAGCAGGCTCTCCTAGTCCACCATACCATAACCACCTTGATCGCACCTCGTCATCCAACCTTGACCTCTCGTGACCTCGCTCAGCAGATTTTATCCACCTCTGGGCACCTCTCACGATGTGCGGACGGAATCACAGCACacgaaggggagggggggggtaatGAGGGGGGGGTGTATGGATCGATTGAAGCCTCTCAAATTTACGAACCACCATCGATCAGACCAACACGCCAgccaccatcaacaccatcatcgactctctttcctctcctctctttctgcccATCTGCCTCTCTGTTTGcgatttctccctctctgtcagcaCAGCGCTCCCGCCGTGCAGCGAGTGCAAGCGAAGTGGTCGCCGGCCACGCCAGTGCTTCTAGAGCAGAGTGGGTAGTGGGACCCGGGAGGGGTGGGACCTCACCCCCCAACCAAGCGAGGGAGCACTCATACGACCAGCAGGAGGATACCAACTAGGAGTAGGCCGACAGGCACACTGGCTGGCACGACATGGCTCAACCCAGAGAGAGGGACCCTGATTGGGTTAACTCCACCATAAGAAGCGCTCTCGTCCATACGACACAACAGTCAGGCTGGCAAATAAAGGGGTGAAGAAttggttaaaataaaataaataaaaaaacagacaaattagttttgttttttctctcttttgtatCTAATCAAACTGTATTCTTTAGATGCAGTAAATATCTATGGCTGGTTATTTTGACTGGAAGCTCTCAGGAGAGAGCTAGATAGGCTATGTATTGAGAGCCCTTTATAGTTCAATAATGTGTAAGGAGAAATGAGACCAACAACACATTTGGCTAGTGCTGCTGATTTTCATATGCATGTGCTCTCAGCCCATTAAATATTACTACATTTGCTCCAATTAAAAcgtagaaaagaaaaaaaaaacatgactgaATTTCTTTACCTGGAGTGAACCAGGCAGTTGCCTTGAGATCATTACTAGTGAAGGTATAAAAGCTGAGCATTGTCACTCTCTCCCTCGTATTACTCAGCACCTGGTGTTGTTACTAACAGGCGGGTACAGTAGATGAGCAGACACGCCCAGGTAAGGAACTCACCTGCCAGCTGACGCGAGATGACAGGTTCTCCACGATGAGACGGTTCTCCGTACGCATCGGCGGGGGGTTCCTACTGtggtgggagaagagagaaaagcaTGAAAACCTTGCAGATAATCTAGAACCGTGGTTCCAAAACAACGGGCTAAAACCCATTGGTGAGTCATCCACAGCTAGTTCCTTCCTTCTAGCTGAAAGCTTGGATTTGATCCTGACTAGTAGCCTATTACCTTTTGctgtagtgggagagagagaacacgagcACCtcaagtgctgatctaggatcagtttccccttGTCTATTCATTATAGTTTAACATCCTTAACAGACCCTAGATCGACACGCCTATTGAGATTTTATACGTATACAGACCCATGATTCTGACTAGAAATAACAGAGCTATCAAATAGTACAACCGGGATTATAATCAATGACATAAAGAGCAGTGTTGCCCCTCCCACTGAGCTGATAGTTTACTGACCTCCTAGATTAGGTTGGATTTATATCCATTGCACATTTCCGAAAGGTGCATTTGTAtagacagaatgttgaataaactgTCATTTGAACTTACTCTGCCGGTTGTCCACTTGGTTGGTTGGTCCTTATGgaaatttgagacaaaatatccacaggaaagtattattaaaacatacttttttaaaAATGCTGGTACTGCCGTCGATATTTCTATCACCTGGCATATGCATGCACCGTATGTATGCATTTACATTGTGTATGCGTGCCTCAGGGGATAAACAAACCATGAAAGCCAAACACAGAAAGCAGAGTTTTGAAGTTGgtttaataatatttttttccTTGGGGATATTTTGTCTAAAATTTCCACTTGTAAAGGGACTGTACAGTCTTCTGGAATCTATTTGTTTAGCGACTAGTGTGGAAAGTCCACACTGGGAATTGTAAGAGAGGCTAGCTGATAATATTTAAGTCCATGTACCTCCGACTATCCTGGGAGCCACGGCCATAGCGATCTGGGAAgcggcctcctcctcctcctcctcctctgtcaccACCACGTCCCCGCCCACCACGCAGGCGCACACGAGCATGCTCAATGGtcaccctgagagagagaaaatgaggccTTGAGACACATAAACAGGTTATGGAAGGCTGTTATAATAACCCAGGACTATTTATTGATGTGAGCCAACGTGGTGATGTGTAAATGTCCATCATGAACAGAGATGCTGCTTTACCTCTCATTGCAGAGCTCCTTGCCATCCAACTCATAAACTGCATCCTCAGCATCCCTAGGATCATCAAACTCCTGGAGAACAGATTATAACATTCAGACGATCTATTCTAGACCTCCTCTCTACAATGTAGCTAACTACGGTATCAATTAGCTAGTAAGTAGAGTTCAGATATGTGCGTCATGGTGTGTATACTGACCCCAAAACCTGTATGCGCGTCCATACTGCACTTAGCCAAGACCTAACTGCCTCCTTAGCCTGGGGCTAAGAACAATAGTGTGAAAAtacagtgtgtaggtgtgtgtactTACCACAAAACCAAAGCCTCTCTTGAGGTCGATGTCTCGGATGCGGCCGTATCCTTTGAAGAATCTCTCCACGTCCTTCTCTCTGGCGGACGGGTTTAACCGGCCGACAAATATGCGGCAGCCACTCATTCTGGCTGTAGGATGTCTATCCGAAAGCGAaacagtaaatatatatattttaaaaatccctaaaatgacacatttttaaacaaaaaaacactATGTGGAAGGAATGTTGTTAGAACGTCGTGGCAGTTAACTCAAGACGCCATAAATATTTTCCGCGTACACCCACATCATTAGCAATTTTACCTAACTAGAATTATATAGTAAACAAATtggagtatttaaaaaaaaaaaaggtatacaCATTTTTTGAGAAATATACAAATTACGTTATAAACCGCGTAGTCCTGTATACTCATCCCGAAGAGGTTTCAAAACCGAACGTTTATCGTGACCTCAACGTTAGCTGCGACACAGTCATTGTGCATTTTTTGGGGCCTTGTGATTGCATTTGCAAACGCAAGATAAACAAAGCTAACGCTAACTAGCGTGTTAACGTTTCCCACTGGCAATACTAGTGCAATAATGCATTAACATTAGTTACGTCCATTTAAATTGTACAAACGTTAATGTTAATATACCTTTGTGGGGTTTTTTCTTCGGAGGGATTGTCTTGCTGCTTACTGCCTCTTAAAAACAGCGAGAAGGACACAAAATGGAGTCCGTATTCTCTCGGCTTTTCAATGACACGTTGCAGTACTATCTAGCAGCCGCTAGATGTCACCCAGTCACAAGGTTCACAATCTACATAAAACAATGGTTGGTGTTGGTCGTCACAGTACAGGGTGGAAATGGCATGGCGCTTTACTGTTCGTAAGATACGCAACTAGCTAATTAGTATCATGATAATATGACTGACGTTAGACACACATTCACCCTGTACAATCAGGTGTGGTTATCCTCGGAGTGTCCTTGAGGTAACAGTGGGTAGGCCTTCAAGCATCTGTTCTCGACAGGCCTTTCACTCATAAGTTTACTACACATGAGTATATCAATATTTTATCCTGCTTACTTATTACTACATTACTATTATGTCAGTCTTTGGGCCGCTGAATAAAAACCCTTTAAACACAGATTTGACCTATTTTAGGCATCAATTCAGCTGATCTTAAACAGTGTATTCTTCTCTACTTCCTTACGAAgtcgggcggcaggtagcttagtggttagagcgttgggccagtaactgaaaaggtTGCTggctcgaatccccgagctgacaaggtaaaaatatgtcgttctgcccctgaacaaggcagttaacccactgttcctaggccatcattgagaataataatttgttctgaactgacttgcctggttaaataataaataaaaaaacatggacGCTGCAGAAGGTCAGAATCCTCTTATAAAGTAGAGGTAAGGAGATGACCTCTTATAAAGTAGAGGTCCAAACATTCAGTTTTGCCGAATCAATAAAAAGGCCACAACGTTAATCTATTTTATGTTATACAACCTTTTTGAGTAACGAAATGCAATGTTTGCCTGGATGAATTGAACACAAATAACAAGTTACTTTTTTTGGCCATGCAGTGTAAGCGGAAACCATGTTCAGCTGAATTTTAATTTGTAGTGGAATACCCCTGGCCTGCATTATTTTCCAGTATAGAAATGTCAATATTGCTTGCCTCCAATTGCTCTATATTccctataatgcactacttttgaccaggatcaatagggctctggtcaaaagtagtgcactattagggaatagggtgccatagggctctggtcaaaagtagtgcactatatagggaatagggtgccatagggctctggtcaaaagtagtgcactatatagggaatagggtgccataggcctctggtcaaaagtagtgcactatatagggaatagggtgccaatttggACATACTCCCAATATGAttttcaatgtaaaaaaaacaaaaaacaaaatcagGTCTCACACATTTCAAAAGAAAGCTTTAATTAGAAATAGTTATATACACATGGTAGAATTAAATTAAACTTTATACAAATATTAAAATACTATCTTCACGCCCATTGCAATGTACAGAGGAAAACCAAAACATGAAATCATTGAAATGCAGAATCAAGAGATGGACATGATTTTCTTTTGTCATTTTCTAGGAAACACCGTAGATCAGTGGTCTGGACGCCAGAAAAAtggttcaatttttttttttttttacacttcaATGCAACAGTTACAATTTCTTACAGAcagaaaaaaaaaagtatttgttttaGGTGCTTAGGCTTTTGAATATCACAGTTGCTGAAGAAGCCTtttggggaggacagagagaagaggatggACTTTCTTTAAAATCACATCCAAAAACCAAAATAAAACCCATTGAAAAATACACAAGACAGTTGTATGACTAGTAAAGTCAAAAGTAAGGCcactggggaaacactgaagaCGTTTCAACATCGTAACGCAGGTAAAGATGGAGGAAACTTGCGATGCAATTACAAACAGAATCTAATGAAAGGCAACACTCTCTGCTTGCGTTTATGAAGTAATTGACAATGACAGGTGGACAGACAGTCACAAATAAAAatttaatgtggaaaaagtaattcAAACAACCACTCAACTCAGACCCCGTCTGAAACTAACGGGCTAAGGTGATGACCTCAAGTCCCAAACGCATATGAACTGCTTTCATCACATACCAGAGATAAATTAAAGCTGTGCTCATTCAAATTTGAACTGAACATTTAAAGCAAACAtttaaaacaaaagaaaaatagTTGTTTACAATGCGCTGGTTTTGAGCAAGAATTTTCAGCTTTTTAAAGATGCAGATGCACAGGGTTACTAACCGTTTTGAAGCAACTCTGGACGATATTCCATCCTTGTGAACCCAacctggccacacacacacacaccacacacacataataaaTAGATtggaaaaacaaatatatattacCCAATGTGCAGTCACCAAACACAAAAATCAACATGTTTTCATCATGAAAAAATTAACTCCCCTGCTTTGAACAAAACAACAGAACAAGGCCTTGCTTAATTTAACATCATAGCGTAACACTCTTCATTCATGAAACAGTCATGACGTGTTGTTCAGTTCCACggccaaatacacacacatacacacacacacacacacacacacacacacacacacacacacacacacacacacacacacacacacacacacacacacacacacacacacacacacacacacacacacacacacacacacacacacacagccaggtgTCTAGAAGATACTGTAGCCACTAAAACAGAACAACACCCCAGAGAGCCACATCAACAAGGGAGCAGAACACATATCGGTTGTTGTGATGAACAGAAAAAAAGGCAAGCGTGTCGGTAATCTTCTTTTATCATGATACAGTAGTGTCTGGGCAAGCCTGTGTGTTTATAACCCCGTTGCTGGCTCTGGTGACGTGCTCAATCCATCTTCTGACAGGTGGCCTCACTCCGACGAAACACGAGACAAAAGTGGCGCTGTCTGACCCAAGACAATGCCCTACTTGGGAGATGCCAGAGTGGCAGCAGAGTCGCAGAGGGACTTCATGCAGAGTAGACAGACAGGGTTACCGTGTGGGCCGCAGGACGTCAtcgtagagagagagaacatgcagCATACGCCAGCCCAGGCCCAAACCAAGACAGTCctcactgaagagagagagactctcttTATCCCCATTAGAGTAAGGAGATGCACAAGTTCAAGTCTGTATCCACAGTCATCATCACCATCAGTGATAAAAACATCATTATGTTTGCCACTAACCTTGCAGTTGGAGATAACGCCTTTGGGAGTGTGGTTGATTAGGTGCAGGCCTAGACAGACGTGTGTTCTGTGTAACAGAGCTATACATAAATGACTCTGTTGTGTCCATAGAGACACAAACAGTACCAAACCTGGACTCTGCTGTGtacatagagacacagacagtACCAAACCTGGACTCTGCTGTGTACATAGTGACACAGACAGTACCAAACCTGGACTCTGCTGTGtacatagagacacagacagtACCAAACCTGGACTCTGCTGTGtacatagagacacagacagtACCAAACCTGGACTCTGCTGTGTACATAGTGACACAGACAGTACCAAACCTGGACTCTGCTGTGTACATAGTGACACAGACAGTACCAAACCTGGACTCTGCTGTGTACATAGTGACACAGACAGTACCAAACCTGGACTCTGCTGTGTCCATAGAGACACAGACAGTACCAAACCTGGACTCTGCTGTGTACATAGTGACACAGACAGTACCAAACCTGGACTCTGCTGTGTACATAGTGACACAGACAGTACCAAACCTGGACTCTGCTGTGTccatagagacacagacagacagtaccaaACCTGGACTCTGCTGTGTACATAGTGACACAGACAGTACCAAACCTGGACTCTGCTGTGTCCATAGAGACACAGACAGTACCAAACCTGGACTCTGAGTATGTCCATAGAGACACAGACAGTACCAAACCTGGACTCTGAGTATGTCCATAGAGACACAGACAGTACCAAACCTGGACTCTGAGTATGTCCATAGAGACACAGACAGTACCAAACCTGGACTCTGAGTATGTCCATAGAGACACAGACAGTACCAAACCTGGACTCTGAGTATGTCCATAGAGACACAGACAGTACCAAACCTGGACTCTGAGTATGTCCATAGAGACACAGACAGTACCAAACCTGGACTCTGAGTATGTCCATAGAGACACAGACAGTACCAAACCTGGACTCTGAGTATGTCCATAGAGACACAGACAGTACCAAACCTGGACTCTGAGTATGTCCATAGAGACACAGACAGTACCAAACCTGGACTCTGAGTATGTATGCTTTTATACATATGTATCTATATTCAGCTGAAACCACTTGAtgcatgtctgcctgtctgcctgtctgcctgtctgcatgtctgcctgtctgcatgtctgcctgtctgcctgtctgcctgtctgtgttgaGGTCCATTCTGAAGCTGAGGGGGGCCGTAGGTATTAAGGGCTCGTTAGTTCCCAGTAAGAGAGAAAGGGAGCAGTTTTCTGCACATGGGTGGTAGTTTAGAGATCATTGCAGAAGGGGTAGCCAGGACACGAGGAGAGGATACTGGTGGTGAAATGGTTTGTCTAATTTCTGTGCACGGTTGGTAATAGTTGGGGGCGAAGTTGGACTCTGCTCTTGTCTTTGAGCCGTGTGAGAAGTTGCAGACGTGGAGGGAGGTTGAGTTTCTTTGACATGATTCCTGTTTTTGGTACGCTGGGTAATTTTGTAGTTCTGTGGTTCAGAGCTGTAGGGTGGAGTGGTATAGTTCAGGTAGAAGGCCCCAGCAGAAGCCTCAGTGTTTCCTGGTCagctgtagggtagggtagtatAGTTCAGGTAGAAGGCCCCAGCAGAAGCCTCAGTGTTTCCTGGTCAGCTGTAAGGTAGGGTGGTATAGTTCAGGTAGAAGGCCCCAGCAGAAGCCTCAGTGTTTCCTGGTCAGCTGTAGGGTAGGGTGGTATAGTTCAGGTAGAAGGCCCCAGCAGAAGCCTCAGTGTTTCCTGGTCAGCTGTAGGGTGGAGTGGTATAGTTCAGGTAGAAGGCCCCAGCAGAAGCCTCAGTGTTTCCTGGTCAGCTGTAAGGGGGAGTGGTGCTGCTGCAGGGGCTTCAGGCTTCCTTTAACAGGGGGATATCTGGAGAGATAAGAGATCATAACATCAGGCTACAGTATGTATAAACGCAGGTAGAAGTGAAGATGGGATGAGAGTCCAGTCACAATGTTAAACGGCCAACGCTAAGCCTTCGACATTTGAGGACACCACCTACCATCAGAGAAGTCGTCTACGGAGGTGACAGAAAGCAGGCTGTGCTGGTCGCTGCTCTCGGAGTCTCTACGTCTGGCCAGCGTGACCAGGGGTGCGACTCCACCACACGCACCTCCTCCGTGCTCCGTAACCCACGAtgacgaagaggaggagggggcctGGTGGACTAGTACGGTCTCTGCGCGACGGGAGGATGAAgggaaggaggaagaagaggaggacgtgGAGGGGAGGcacatctctgtatctctgtgatGGTGGGACTGAGACCTACTGCTGGGCCCCTCGGCTCCACCCTCAGCCCCCTGGGGCCCCTCAGACAGGACGATCTGGACCCGGGACTCTGGAGGCGGTGGGAGGGAGGCACCTCCGCTACCGTAAACTGCCTCCTCATAGGAGGGGAGGGCCACCTGGAGCCCCTCCACCACCATGGAGGCTGGCTGGCCTGATACACCCTGCTCacgcctggagagagagggggggatagaaaATAAAATGTGAAAGAATCAGtgtatgagagagggaggagagagaactaggTTATTGCATGCCGCCCAGTATTTCTGGTGGTGTGGGGCTGTGTGATGTTCCTGTCCTAACAAAGccctgtgtagactagaggaggttGTGGAACTGATCATAGATGGCGCCAGGCTTGACGGCCCCCCAGGCCTGACAGCCCCCCAGACCTGACAGCCCCCCAGGCCTGACAACACAAT
This region of Salvelinus alpinus chromosome 8, SLU_Salpinus.1, whole genome shotgun sequence genomic DNA includes:
- the srsf5b gene encoding serine and arginine rich splicing factor 5b isoform X2 → MSGCRIFVGRLNPSAREKDVERFFKGYGRIRDIDLKRGFGFVEFDDPRDAEDAVYELDGKELCNERVTIEHARVRLRGGRGRGGDRGGGGGGGRFPDRYGRGSQDSRSRNPPPMRTENRLIVENLSSRVSWQDLKDFMRQAGEVTFADAHRPKLNEGVVEFASYSDLKNALEKLSGKEINGRKIKLIEAAKKRGSRSRSRSESSSRSRSRSRNRSPSRSRTPRRSRSHSPKSRSPKRDYNRSRSRSHSGSPAPRAAAPGSPPPRAKETSSSSSKRPSKPSKSASPHSPPPAQRAPSRSPSRSRGSRSPSTDSRH
- the srsf5b gene encoding serine and arginine rich splicing factor 5b isoform X1, giving the protein MSGCRIFVGRLNPSAREKDVERFFKGYGRIRDIDLKRGFGFVEFDDPRDAEDAVYELDGKELCNERVTIEHARVRLRGGRGRGGDRGGGGGGGRFPDRYGRGSQDSRRTNQPSGQPADRNPPPMRTENRLIVENLSSRVSWQDLKDFMRQAGEVTFADAHRPKLNEGVVEFASYSDLKNALEKLSGKEINGRKIKLIEAAKKRGSRSRSRSESSSRSRSRSRNRSPSRSRTPRRSRSHSPKSRSPKRDYNRSRSRSHSGSPAPRAAAPGSPPPRAKETSSSSSKRPSKPSKSASPHSPPPAQRAPSRSPSRSRGSRSPSTDSRH